From Anopheles coluzzii chromosome 3, AcolN3, whole genome shotgun sequence, the proteins below share one genomic window:
- the LOC125907414 gene encoding uncharacterized protein LOC125907414 — translation MLPKIKQYLKRLQDIEEKLKPGDKKFRRCLIEHYGVTANNTFEKIKNLVFKLKIAEAPVELETITKFANISYNNINSYIKFQLQNKVQFKFKTLVKISIALRRWKRKTMEDFDIKTAATLVQLYDGNADSLENFLGSANLLRKLFPKDTKQILVEFLKTRLTGKAQLGLAPNITDFETLIQDVKSRCQEKINPDKVIAELKSICHTDTKTLCDEVEILCTKLKVMYLKQNIPEQVANDMAVKRGIETLIDKVKLTETRIILQAGQYTSISDATEKALESERMHNSAQQVFAFRKNFSAPNRSFDNRYSNQYTRNTYNRSQNRGNFTSNWQTNNRHQHNNFHNTNNRRFFRNTNRNNNRIYTTQATEQEHFLEENPQHTDYQS, via the coding sequence ATGTTACCTAAGatcaaacaatatttaaaaagacTACAAGATattgaagaaaaattaaaGCCGGGTGATAAAAAGTTTCGCAGATGTTTGATTGAACACTATGGTGTCACTGCAAACAACACGTtcgaaaaaattaaaaatttagtATTCAAATTAAAGATAGCAGAGGCGCCAGTAGAATTAGAAACAATTACTAAATTTGCAAATATCAGCTACAACAACATTAATTCGTACATAAAGTTTCAATTACAAAATAAAGtccaatttaaatttaaaacacttgTTAAGATTAGCATTGCATTACGCCgttggaaaaggaaaaccatGGAGGATTTTGATATAAAAACCGCAGCAACATTAGTACAATTATATGACGGAAATGCGGACAGCTTAGAAAATTTTCTGGGTTCAGCAAATTTATTAAGGAAGCTTTTTCCGAAAGACACGAAGCAGATACTAGTAGAGTTCCTCAAAACACGATTAACAGGTAAAGCTCAACTAGGGTTAGCACCAAACATAACTGATTTTGAAACCCTTATACAGGATGTAAAATCACGATgccaagaaaaaataaaccccgACAAGGTTATAGCAGAATTAAAATCGATATGCCATACAGACACGAAGACCCTATGTGACGAAGTGGAGATACTATGTACAAAATTAAAAGTGATGTatctcaaacaaaacataccgGAGCAAGTGGCTAACGACATGGCAGTCAAGCGAGGAATAGAAACACTTATTGACAAGGTCAAACTCACGGAAACAAGGATTATATTACAAGCAGGGCAGTACACCTCTATATCAGATGCAACAGAAAAGGCACTAGAAAGCGAAAGAATGCACAATTCAGCTCAACAAGTGTTCGCATTTAGAAAAAACTTTAGTGCTCCCAATCGCTCCTTTGACAATAGATATTCAAATCAGTACACACGTAATACGTACAACAGGTCACAAAATAGAGGAAATTTTACTTCAAATTGGCAAACAAATAATCGGCatcaacataataattttcaCAACACCAATAACCGACGATTTTTCAGAAATACCAACAGAAACAATAACAGGATTTACACTACACAAGCCACAGAACAAGAACATTTTTTAGAAGAAAACCCGCAGCATACCGATTACCAATCTTAG